The sequence below is a genomic window from Nicotiana tomentosiformis chromosome 6, ASM39032v3, whole genome shotgun sequence.
CCGACCCAGGCGGTCCCCAACCCCTCATCCTAAAGAGCAAAAATAAGTAGTACAGAAAAATGGCGCAAAACATTAGTCTCCACCTTTAAGAATTATGCTGCTTGTTTTTTTATTATCTGGGAACAGCATTTCAATTATCAGCGTAGATATAAGTATACAGCCTTGTAAGCACATTCCCAAGAAAAAATTGATCAGAAGTATACAGCTGATTGGTGACTTCATCACATAAGAGACCTCGAAACAGATTTGCCTGTATGCTCATAAGTAAAAGAAAGAACAGAAAGTTGTCCTTGTTCTATCTAGGTAAAACTAATCGCTGTCATTGTATTGCTTCAGTAAAGCAACTGCCGGCTACCGTATGAAGCAGGCAAAATGAGTTGACGTGAGCTTGTGAATTCTATCTCAACTCGGCTCTACTATCTTCCCATGTTCAATAGCACCAGCAGATGCTATACTACGGAATACTCTCCCCGAAAATGCTGTTACCAACATCAAAACCAGTTAAATAAGCAACTCTATAGGCAACACAATCAATTCAGAGTAGCATTATCAACACTTACTCTGGGGATGCGAAATACTTATTGCAGATtggtttttttttccttttaaggGAGGACCAGGGAAAGGGGAATCAGAGAGAGAGAGGCAATACCAAATACACGGTTGTCATGCAGTCAACACTTGTGAAAGGGCATTTCCAACTTAGATGGAACCTTGGTCCACCTCATCTGAGTTTTCTTCATACATGAATGAACTATCCTCGCTGCCACTACCTTGATCACTACTATAACTGCTCTCTGATGTACTCATGAATGAAGAGCTATCAGATGCAAGACTGCTCAAGTGTGATGAGGAGTTAATTTCGCTATTCACATCACTGTTGTTATGTTGTTCAACATCATTAAAGCTGTGAAAGACGGATAAAGGGAAACAAATAAATGGCACAGGTGGATCACCAATTATTTTCATGTTCAAGTAATGGAAGAACAAACCAACCTGCCTTCCAAAGGAAACTCTGCTAAAACACATAAATCGGGCCTTTCTTCCGACAATCGCGCTATAGGAATAAAGCTGTTTGGCACACACAACCAGAAAGTCAAAAGTCTATCTTCTTAATGATGTTGAAAAGTTAACTAGAAGTTGTACTACCTAGGGCTGTAACATCGACGATACCAGTCACCTTCAGATACCAGGCCCTCTCGATTAGATATATCCTGTGTGAAAGCAGTTCAAGTGAAACCATCAATAAAGAGAACAGGAAACGAAAGGTGCAAATTTCTTAATAAGACTGTTATGAGCAGAAGTTTATACATACAAGATATTTAAGATGCCCAAAATCCCCTGCAAGCACTGCTGCTGATAACCTTGCTACTTCTACCTACAATGCACATAAGTTAGACCACTTCCTTTCTTGACTTACTTCCCCATTTATTTCCTACCAGATATGGGAAACGAGGATGTTCGGGGGAAAGAACACTTACTTCTTTCAAATGCATGCAAtccctcaaaatcaatacctGGAGTAAGCCCCCACCCGCACTGCCTCCTAGATTCCTGTAATATGGATGCTATTAGAATAAAAATAGTGCTAAAAAGATCGTAAGTTCATATACAAACTTGAGTCGGAGGGCCTAATGGGAAACCTACTTGAGAAAAGCGCCAGTAATCGAGTAGGATGTTGAAAAGTCAATGTACCTCAATTTACGAAATCCCTACAAAAATAAACAAAACCGAGGATTGTACAATTAGGTTCCCTTGGAAAAGCAACCACTGtagcagtgttgtcaaaggcgcgcttaagccctgaagcggggctcaaaacatgttgagcgcttcgcctcgctttgtGGGCGCTTTAGTGTCGCATGCTCTATggcatacttttccttgccaatgagtgtaATCCTGAAAAGGTGAcattaaacaattgatattttgCTTTAtcgtaaaaaaaatttaaattctttgtccatatatttgttattcatgcttataattattagtcttggactacatatacatatttttactttttctccagttgcgccttttttcattaaagcccGCCTTTTAGTTGCGCTTTGCGCAAAGCCCCAACgaaccttagagcttttttgcgcttttcgcctttgataacactgcacTGTAGTCGCCCAAAATATAACATTTACACGATTGACACATAGCTTGACACACCTCCTAAACTCTAACATAGAGTAGAAAAATCCAACTCGAACAAAGGTGGTCTAACTTAAGAAATTTTCTCGAAGTTACCTGACAAATTATAAGGCTACGGAACATTCAAGTTCCAGTGTGAATAACAACATCAGGGGTAAAATTGCTAACAGCATAGCATTTCAACTTTTTCTTGGCTCAAGTATGTCACAAGCTGAGAGTTTATCAATTAGGCCAAAAGAGAGAAATGACAACAGTATACAGATAAATGCTCAACAGATAGCAATTCTGAGATGATGCTTTAATTCGATGTTGCTTAAGGAGTTCAAAAGAAAGAGTAGGCTAAAAAACCCAATGTGCAGTCTTTTCATACAGCCCCAAAAGGGGAGAGGTTTCTATAGTTCCTTCTTCAGTAAACTAAACTATTTGCAGTCAAGCTAGCTTTGCACCTAGCTAACACAGAGAGATCACTGGAACCAGGTAAATGACTGGATCAACAAGTAGTAGTTCAATGTTACAACCACGAAAAATCAAAATTGGACGGTGTATAATTAAATGAATATGAATAGTGTCAACAAAGGAAAAAATTCCCTCCCTCACTCCCTGCTAAAATAGTTTATCTTGAGTGTGTATCGATATCACTGAAGCCTTATTTCCTATCTAAGAACTTCACTCTATTTTTCTGCATTAGTGATCTGAGTCATTTGTTTGTCTGATCAACAAACTTTTGCAAATGTGGTTATACTAAATCTAGGGGAATCtgttaaaaataaaatagagtATTCCCTTCCAGGTAGGGGTGGGCATATTTCGGTCCGAACCCaaaaaaccgaccgaaccgaaaatatttttatttcggtttcggttattcggttttttcggtcggtttcggtttaaaattttaaaatttcagtttttcggttcggttttcggttattAGTTTATTTGGTTCGGTTAACCGAAAAACCGAATTATTAGCAAACCAACAAATTTTCGGTTGGTTTCAGTCTAATTTACcgaaattttgaaagaaaaccaacaaattcgtcagtccaattattacatagagagagcccaatatgataatgttcaaaccgaaaaccgaaccgaatttCTTAAACCGAACTGAACCAAACTTATTTCAGTTCGGTTTCGGTTACTACTTTTACAAAACCGAAAACCAAATAACCGAACCGAATTTCTtaaaaccgaaccgaaccgaccgaacgcccacccctactTCCAGGCCGCCGAACACACCAGTCAATGATCTCATCAGTTCAGCCACATGGTCTGGATGAGCCTTGAAACCATAGACAAAGCAAGTATTAAGAAAATTCTTAAAACTTTCCATGTGCGGCTGATTCTAAAATAAACGCTTCCTTTTCTTTACAAATGGCAAATGAAAAAGTACCAAattttgaggaaatttgatgcatTGATGAAAACAAGCATTATGTTACTGATGGTGCAGATAATCTCAATGCGACCATCTTTGTGTTATAAAGCGTGAAGCTTAAAGTGATAAAGCCGAGCTTGCAAAAACAGTGTTGATGTAGTCTATACAAAAGTAGTAGCTTCACCGTGCAACTTCTAATATAGTTGTCAACTCACCTTAAATTAGCAAgaatcagcaccattgacaaatgTCATCCAGATTAAACTCAAAATTCATGTATTGGCTAGTCTAGACTGGTTTCTGGTACGGTGGTACCAACAAAGGAAATAGTATAGCATGAGACATTAGCCTTTTATTTTGACAGCGCTAGGTACTTGCTAGAGCTAGAAGCAAGAAAGCTTCAAATAGCTTCACTGCACTAGACTCAAGTTGTATAGTAAGACATGGCTACACACCACGTAATTCCAATTGAACGGCATACAGACCCAAACAAGGCCTTGAAACACTGGATAGAAACGCAAACGAAGATCAATATACTGAAAAGCTTCATTCTCGAAAAAAAGACCTTAACGAGTATGCGAGCTTTATAATCATGCAACTTAAATCCCCTTAGGGCCAATGAAGATAGGCGAGGACAATTGCTCACTAGATCACTGCATGTTGGCAGTTTCAAACTGTCGTCTCGACCTGAATACAAAGGTGGAATATGGAAAAAATTCTTTAAATGGCTATTGAGAAAGCAAAAGAAAAGCAAATAGAAGGATAAAAGAATGCACCTGTTTTTGACGATTCAAAGAATAGACGCTCAATCAGGGGACAAAATTTACTTATAGACTCCAGTGTCTGCCTTAATTCCACATGACTATCAGATGAACAAAACATTTCATGTTATAATCACTGACATTGAAACTAGAGACGAAACTAGAAATGGAGCCATTcgttcacaaaaaaaaaaatagaataagaATTTATCATGACTGTACTAGAACTTAGTATAAACAAATTATGGTCTTATTGGATCCCCGGTACTATCCATGTTGTTGTCAAAGAATTCAAAGTAAATGATCAACAAAATAAATGAGTTGTGACAGAaggaactaaaaagtagtgagttattctatttttttttataaagaaaGTAATGTGCTTTTTACTTGAACAAACCAATGACTTTCAGACGAAGTATTTCAATTACTTGGAATGTACTGTTGATAAGAATGAAAAACACAAACCGGAAACATGTGATATAAAATATGGTGTTTCAGACGAAGTACTTAAATCACTTGGGCTTTGTGTCGTTCACAATAATAACAAACACAAACTGAAAACATGAGGCTATACTTGTGCTGTTCCCACAAAGCAACTAAAAGAGAACTCATGCTGCCACCTATTATTTAACTTCAAATGCTTATCTTGAGTGATTAATAAGACAAAGAAATACCCCACCAAGAACCTGTTCATGAATGCCTTTAGCCTCTCAATGAAAGTCAAAAAACAACAATCAGACATGAAGACACTAAATCCATGGTACTTCTACTTACTTTTCAGCAGTATGCATAGCAATTTTGGACCAAAAAGGAATAAAACAGAAGAAACTATTAATTCCAATACTTACAGGCCAACAATTTCCAGATCAAGCAAAGATGGGCAGGCTGACAATGCAGCGTTAAGTGCAGTATTGTCCAGTCTTTCGATATTGTACAGGTGCAACCTTCTCAAGCAAGCCCTTAGTTTTCCAAGAAGGCAGAGCGAAGAAGCAACTTAGTACCTCAgcttttaattaataaataaccaGATATTATACAGTATTTATATATacaaaatcagtacataaaattACATAACATCGCTTTATCAAGAATGGAGCAATACCCTGGAGTTCCATTATTAGCATTCAGAGGTGCTAGGCAAGACCTTGTAAGAATAGAATACTCTTTGCCCTGCCTGGACCTCTTATCATTCCATGAGAATCCTGCAGCATCTGTAGATTTCCTTATAAAATTAACCATTGGTTGAGAAGACCCCGATGATGAAGCAAGTGGGCCAGGTACACAGCCCAGCTTCAGAGACCTGGATTCAGTAAAGTCAGTGTTTGTCCACCAGTGCAAATACCAATTTATATTCTTTGTATAACAGCCTTTTGAGGTCAAGATGAATAGCATCTCAAGTATTCCACTTTTGTGCACTTAAATCCAATGTTCTTTGAGATATCCGCTTAGAATAAGGTAGTTACCATCCTTTACTCACTCTCTTACATAACATTTACTCATGTAAGACCTAAATCAACATGTTTTCATGGGTCTACTCTGTAGCGCTAAAGTGATAACAGTATTTTTCAGCATATTCAATTCACTATTGTTCTTCGGGGCTCTTATGTGAATTAGTCTTTTAAAAACCAactgaaaaaaatttaaaaggaaGAAGATTGAAGTTATGAAGCAGAGGACGGCAATTCTCTTACTGGAATCCATTTCCAGCACGGTGAACTATTGTTGCCACAACAGCATTATTGACTCTAGGAACCACTGTGATCAAGTCAACATTAGCATAGCATGCAGGGTCTGCGGCACAATTTTTGAAAAAGGAACATGTGATCGCAGCATAACATAAACTTTGGGTGTCAAGCAATGAAAACACCTGCCCAAAAAAAATAACCACCAAAACATTATCTTATTTTTATAAGCACAAATTGCTTCCATCCTCAACTGTACATTTAGTAATAGCCAATATCTTACCATCAACAATTTTTATCGCCAATTTATTGTAATGCCGTGATAATACAAGTATTCATCGTTCCGCAGATACAGAAAAATATCAAGCAACTCGAACAACCATGCCTCAACCCCAACTACTCTCTATGCATTCTACTCTATATGAACCAATTTATAAAAATCTTCAAGGATAACCAAATATCTGAGTACTTAGTACAACTATCAAGTATCAACAATATAGACCTCAAATTTCAAACAATGAAACAAAAGCACATTTCAAAAGCTATCCTAGTGGCTTACTTTCACTAGGATTAGTAAAGTATGGAAGCCGAACCAGAGCAATCCTATTCGCTGATTGTACATAACTAATAATAAACGGGATTATCAATAAACACCAACTACTGAAAACAAACAGCTCTCAAAATAATTCATCCATTAGGATAAATTCTATACACAAAAAAGAACATGAAATGAATAGGCAAACTACACACATTTCAAACTCCTAGCTCAGAAACAAAAGAATAAAATTTTGGAAAAGGAAAAATAACTAAGCAAAAAACAAGCATTAGCAAAATCAGATTAGTAACTATAAGCTACACATATTTGCAATTTGTAACAATTACGTATATACCAATAATTAAAAGAAGGTATATATGAATAGAACATACTTTTATAGTTAGATCGGAAGGAAGAGCCCAAACGACGGCGTTATGCATGGAATCGCGCGCGCGGGCAGATCGTTTGCCAGCTTCGAGAAGCGCAGATCCTAATCGAAGTGCGCGGTTTATCATATCATTCTGTTCCGAATCGGAAGCTTTAGAACCGAGAAGCCGATTGAAGGAGATGTCAAAGGAGGAATCGGAGAGACCGAGAAACGATTCCAAGAGCACGTCGTGATCGATATAGGAACTGAAACCATTGGAACTGGTGGTGAATTTAGGGTTTAAGCCGGAAGTGGCGGAGCAGCATGGACGTTTCGGGTTCGGGTTCGGTATCTCCATCGCCAGCGCCGGCGACTGGCGGCGGAGAAGAAGAGTATCCATGAAGAGCGCGAGAGATGGGGAGTGGGTCCGGGAAGTGAAGTGGTGAAGAAAATGAGAAATTTGTTATGTACGGATTTAGAAAAGATGTGGGAACACGTGTGAGGTAGAATATGCCGATGTGGAATGGGAATCGCATGCACATGACTTGCCAATTACGTCACTCTTGGCCCTACTCTACTTTTTGAATGTGGTGATGGAATTTCCAGTTCTAATAATTGAGAGAATCGAATATGTTGAAAATAGTATTACGGGGGATGATTAGAGTGTCGtaatttttatttaaattgtttgaatttgaattttagaaataatttttttactATGGAGTGTTTTCCTACTTCTTAATAAGAGCGAATACATGCTCCTCCGGGTCAACACGTGTGCTTTCCCTGGAATTAATAGTTAGTCTGAGGGTACCTTTATAATTTCATGTTAATGTGTAAAGATGACTTTGTATTGCTAGCCCTACACGTGGTGTTCTTTGTGACTTGTAAATTCTTCTGTGATTTTTTTGCTTCTCAAGTTCTTCCTCTTCTTTTCTTCGCTCTATCGATATTCACTTTTGCCAAAGGTATGTCCTTCTCAACTTTTTGATTTTACTAGCTAATAGTGACATATATTGTTTATTGTTAACTATTGTATATGGCAGATTATCCATAggattaattttatttttaagttaATACTGAGATTTTAAATTCAATTTACTTTTGAAATTTTTTGTTTTATGGTTAAATTATTCATGTGTTTTGAGCGCCAATGTTCTCTCTATACTCCACCACTATGACAAGATATCTTTACTGCAAATTTCTTATCTATCTCTGTAAGGTAATTAATTTTCCTTACTTTTTCTTTAGTATGTCTTGAAtatcaaaatattttttggctatTGAAGGTTTAGtcggaaaaaaaaaaattgttgctGTCATGATTTGCCTTAATAGCTTTCCGGGTTAGTTTTGTTCGTATTCCATTTTTTCTTTTGGTGTGTTTGATTTTTGTTATTAAACAGTTGATTTAAGTCTAATGCTATGAAGAAATAATTGATATAGGATGAAGTTGAAGGGCAGACTGGAGGAGGATCTTTGACTTGCCTCCTGCTCGATCTGATCTTAATAGCgttaatttatttgtttgattGATGTGCAAATGgctaatttttatgaaattggtTTCATCCTTGCAATGCTTGGCATTTTACAACTGGATAAATTCTATTTCATGGTATGTGGAAACCACTTAAAATTATTTTGATTTTTATGCCATGGATCACCAAAAAGTTTATTGTCAGATTTGATGCGAACTATAAATCATCTAGGGTGCTAGAGGCCATTATATATGAAATGCATGTCGGCATGGTGGATACAAGAAACTCAAGTACACCGTCAACGAAAAATTGTCAACGAAAAATTGACAGACTAGGATTACGATGTTACACCTCATGTTTTTTACGTGAAAGTATGCTATAAGTAAAtcgatgaaagctcggaaataagatgttacatcccgcattttcgtacgttaaagtttcgtcgtaagttaatcggcgtaagctcgagaatgagattatttgaaggttataagtattatgctatttcaaacaagtgataagtaaattcgtgaaggtgagagagtaagcaaatcgaagaaaatgagtttcgtcgaagtttgtcattttgagataaaatacggtccgagctataatacccggtatttatgaactagtaccatacaaggtaccacatgaccatgatagtaaggtgtatacagtgtgttaaaaataagtagtattttaagtaatttgggataattcttaattgtggGTATAATTGTGATATTAGGTAGGATTACATGGATAAGGATTTTTTTGGGGCTGCCACGTGGCATTAAGCCAAGACAAAGTGTCACCAACGTGAATGATGAGTTATAAGACACAAGTTGCCTTGTTTACACGTAAGAGTCCTTTGGATAACTACCTTGGTTTGGTTCCTTATTTGGTAATGTAATTTAGAAAATAGGAAAAGTTATGGCATGCTTAGAATTAGACCAACAACGTTATGCTAAGCTTGCTAACGATGGAGCCTCAAAATATTtcgtttgaaatttcataacacaatatagcgtgagattttgcaattttaaggaatacggtgcaatctttttcaagaatatcatacgaatttttttctacttcgatccgccgttacatgttgtcacaattgacgtgtgttagaaggattgtcaagaaaatcggctcaggtatgttaaggctatcccttctttctttttggcatgatcaatacgatacaaacgaaacgagcaaatgcacaacttccataaatgattctattcatagaaatactaggggtgtctatattcttgattccccatgtgaattattattatattttctgttcatgggtctcagaaaaatacgtagttgatgaagtttatccgaaaggcatattgattttatgacattccgagaaatcttattaacgtatttcatatgcatttcattcatttatacatgaacattgacccatgaccagatgacgttatatacgcgtatattatatgtatatgaaatATGGGAAaatgttatggcgttatatatgcaccaccacctgatcagctggtatacgttgatgatttgcccacagtagccgagatgatatgatgggatgccctccgAGGCTTGacgatgttatgaacgcatatacctaatggtatgacat
It includes:
- the LOC104095929 gene encoding F-box protein At4g02760 isoform X2; the encoded protein is MDTLLLRRQSPALAMEIPNPNPKRPCCSATSGLNPKFTTSSNGFSSYIDHDVLLESFLGLSDSSFDISFNRLLGSKASDSEQNDMINRALRLGSALLEAGKRSARARDSMHNAVVWALPSDLTIKVFSLLDTQSLCYAAITCSFFKNCAADPACYANVDLITVVPRVNNAVVATIVHRAGNGFQSLKLGCVPGPLASSSGSSQPMVNFIRKSTDAAGFSWNDKRSRQGKEYSILTRSCLAPLNANNGTPGACLRRLHLYNIERLDNTALNAALSACPSLLDLEIVGLHVELRQTLESISKFCPLIERLFFESSKTGRDDSLKLPTCSDLVSNCPRLSSLALRGFKLHDYKARILVKGFRKLRYIDFSTSYSITGAFLKNLGGSAGGGLLQVLILRDCMHLKEDISNREGLVSEGDWYRRCYSPSFIPIARLSEERPDLCVLAEFPLEGSFNDVEQHNNSDVNSEINSSSHLSSLASDSSSFMSTSESSYSSDQGSGSEDSSFMYEENSDEVDQGSI
- the LOC104095929 gene encoding F-box protein At4g02760 isoform X1, which codes for MDTLLLRRQSPALAMEIPNPNPKRPCCSATSGLNPKFTTSSNGFSSYIDHDVLLESFLGLSDSSFDISFNRLLGSKASDSEQNDMINRALRLGSALLEAGKRSARARDSMHNAVVWALPSDLTIKVFSLLDTQSLCYAAITCSFFKNCAADPACYANVDLITVVPRVNNAVVATIVHRAGNGFQSLKLGCVPGPLASSSGSSQPMVNFIRKSTDAAGFSWNDKRSRQGKEYSILTRSCLAPLNANNGTPGACLRRLHLYNIERLDNTALNAALSACPSLLDLEIVGLHVELRQTLESISKFCPLIERLFFESSKTGRDDSLKLPTCSDLVSNCPRLSSLALRGFKLHDYKARILVKGFRKLRYIDFSTSYSITGAFLKNLGGSAGGGLLQVLILRDCMHLKEVEVARLSAAVLAGDFGHLKYLDISNREGLVSEGDWYRRCYSPSFIPIARLSEERPDLCVLAEFPLEGSFNDVEQHNNSDVNSEINSSSHLSSLASDSSSFMSTSESSYSSDQGSGSEDSSFMYEENSDEVDQGSI